In Primulina eburnea isolate SZY01 chromosome 14, ASM2296580v1, whole genome shotgun sequence, the following proteins share a genomic window:
- the LOC140811333 gene encoding uncharacterized protein, which translates to MENRRINYNISPDDKFSFPVMIPGKGNVSDQFEFGCVTTPGSPNSPADHLFFNGRLLPHVFPIQTSNNHNFSYSRSTSRTSSTGSKDSLMSSRSNSTNSRSSNCSSARTSTSIDQSNPEYRKVSNMAKKQRNNHVRPGLNTHEQFGSSQKWQFISAAPVLKHQGSRSRKVDYVLEPKGSRKSKRPDDDYGGVRPWFGKRVLKSFVSACKECHAIKTTSQIGDVLPRNLEV; encoded by the coding sequence ATGGAGAATCGCCGGATAAATTATAACATTTCACCGGATGACAAGTTTTCGTTCCCGGTTATGATTCCGGGCAAGGGCAACGTTTCTGATCAGTTCGAATTCGGTTGTGTGACGACGCCTGGTTCCCCAAATTCTCCTGCCGATCATCTGTTCTTTAATGGGAGACTTCTACCTCATGTTTTTCCGATTCAAACATCAAATAACCACAACTTTTCGTATTCAAGATCCACGAGCCGGACAAGCAGCACGGGAAGTAAGGATTCTTTGATGTCTTCACGCAGCAACAGCACGAACAGCAGGAGCAGTAACTGCAGCAGCGCAAGAACCAGCACCAGTATCGATCAGTCCAATCCCGAATACAGAAAAGTATCGAATATGGCCAAAAAACAAAGGAATAATCATGTCAGGCCGGGTTTGAATACTCATGAGCAATTTGGATCTTCCCAGAAATGGCAATTCATCTCGGCGGCTCCTGTGTTAAAGCACCAGGGATCAAGGTCAAGAAAAGTTGACTATGTTCTCGAACCAAAGGGATCCCGGAAGTCGAAACGGCCCGACGACGATTATGGCGGGGTGAGGCCGTGGTTTGGCAAAAGGGTTTTGAAGTCGTTCGTTTCCGCATGTAAAGAATGCCATGCAATCAAGACGACATCTCAAATTGGGGATGTTTTGCCAAGAAATTTGGAGGTGTAG
- the LOC140812665 gene encoding uncharacterized protein — MAYVRSVGVVGGGQMGSGIAQLAAVHGLEVWLHDSDAGVLTRAHQSISSRIQRLVSKSNLSKERGVEAIRNLRCTSALEDFCSVDIVIEAIVESEEVKKNLFTQLDKIVKGSAILATNTSSISITRLGSATNRPSQVIGMHFMNPPPVMNLVEIIRGANTSDKTFNTTKVLAERFGKTIICSRDFSGFVVNRILMPMINEAFHVLYTGVASKEDIDAGMRLGTNHPMGPLELADHIGLDVCLSIMKVLHTGLGDSKYSPCPLLVQYVDAGRLGKKKGSGVYEYSKTPEEIKPSARL, encoded by the exons ATGGCTTACGTACGGAGCGTTGGGGTGGTGGGAGGCGGCCAAATGGGCTCCGGAATAGCCCAACTGGCTGCTGTGCACGGGCTTGAAGTATGGCTTCACGATTCCGATGCCGGTGTTCTCACTAGAGCCCACCAATCAATCTCTTCCAGGATCCAACGCCTCGTCTCCAAGAGTAACCTCTCTAAG GAAAGAGGTGTTGAAGCTATACGAAATTTGAGGTGTACTTCAGCTTTGGAGGATTTCTGTTCTGTAGATATTGTGATCGAGGCCATTGTGGAGTCTGAGGAGGTTAAGAAGAATTTATTCACCCAATTGGATAAGATTGTTAAAGGTTCTGCAATCTTGGCGACTAACACTAGCTCTATTTCTATTACCCGTCTAGGGTCTGCAACCAACCGCCCCAGCCAG GTGATAGGAATGCATTTTATGAATCCTCCACCTGTTATGAATTTGGTTGAGATTATAAGAGGAGCCAACACATCAGATAAGACTTTTAATACCACGAAAGTCTTGGCGGAGAG GTTTGGTAAGACGATTATTTGTTCTCGAGATTTCTCTGGCTTTGTGGTTAATCGAATTTTAATGCCAATGATCAACGAAGCGTTTCATGTGCTATACACTGGAGTGGCATCGAAAGAAGACATAGATGCAGGAATGAGGCTGGGAACAAACCATCCAATGGGACCTCTCGAACTCGCTGATCACATTGGACTTGATGTTTGCTTGTCAATAATGAAAGTCCTCCATACCGGGCTTGGGGACAGTAAGTATTCCCCATGCCCTCTCCTTGTGCAGTATGTTGATGCTGGTCGTCTCGGGAAAAAAAAGGGCAGCGGTGTATATGAATACAGTAAGACGCCCGAGGAAATAAAGCCATCAGCTCGACTTTGA